In Ensifer canadensis, a genomic segment contains:
- a CDS encoding MarR family winged helix-turn-helix transcriptional regulator, which translates to MNKKQVMNEQHHFPWDHPRFRSWIAVARACQLMQQTMTRSLAHLDIKPPHLDILINLYRFDGISQQELARKLLVGRSNMSMLLPQLEKRGLIERRGDDKDKRVLRLSLTPTGRTLTEEAMEVQTGLIEKSMEGAPLEDCMVVAQSMERLIAVLLRDENELA; encoded by the coding sequence ATGAACAAAAAGCAAGTGATGAACGAACAGCATCATTTCCCCTGGGACCACCCGCGTTTTCGTAGCTGGATTGCAGTCGCGCGCGCCTGTCAGTTGATGCAGCAGACGATGACGCGCTCGCTCGCGCATCTCGACATCAAGCCGCCTCATCTCGACATCCTGATCAACCTCTATCGCTTTGACGGGATCTCGCAGCAGGAGCTTGCCCGCAAGCTGCTGGTGGGGCGGTCCAACATGAGCATGCTGCTGCCGCAGCTGGAAAAACGCGGGCTGATCGAGCGCCGCGGCGACGACAAGGACAAGCGCGTGCTTCGGCTGTCGCTGACACCCACCGGGCGCACGCTGACGGAAGAGGCCATGGAGGTTCAGACCGGCCTCATCGAAAAGTCGATGGAGGGCGCACCGCTCGAGGACTGCATGGTCGTGGCACAATCCATGGAGCGGCTCATCGCCGTTCTGCTCAGGGACGAGAACGAACTCGCCTGA
- the moaA gene encoding GTP 3',8-cyclase MoaA, protein MNTAAIVKAGARPLEDRTAPMIDPFGRAITYLRVSVTDRCDFRCTYCMAEHMTFLPKKDLLTLEELHRLCSAFIAKGVRKLRLTGGEPLVRKNIMFLVRELGREIEAGRLDELTLTTNGSQLAKHAAELADCGVRRINVSLDTLDPAKFHQITRWGDLGKVIEGIDAAQAAGIKVKINAVALKGFNDAEIPDLMRWAHGRDMDLTLIETMPMGEIEEDRTDHYMPLSEMRRQLEQQFTLSDIAYKTGGPARYVEVAETGGRLGLITPMTHNFCESCNRVRLTCTGTLYMCLGQNDAADLRTALRASDDDVYLGQVIDEAIGRKPKGHDFIIDREHNRPAVARHMSVTGG, encoded by the coding sequence TTGAACACAGCAGCGATAGTGAAAGCCGGCGCAAGGCCGCTTGAGGACAGAACCGCCCCGATGATCGATCCGTTCGGCCGGGCGATCACCTATCTGCGCGTGTCCGTTACCGATCGTTGCGATTTCCGCTGCACCTATTGCATGGCGGAACACATGACCTTCCTGCCGAAGAAGGATCTTCTGACGCTGGAAGAACTTCACCGGCTCTGTTCCGCCTTTATCGCCAAGGGTGTGCGCAAGCTGCGGTTGACCGGCGGCGAACCGCTGGTACGCAAGAACATCATGTTTCTGGTGCGCGAACTCGGCCGCGAGATCGAGGCCGGGCGCCTTGATGAGCTGACGCTGACGACCAACGGTTCGCAACTTGCGAAACACGCCGCGGAACTGGCCGATTGCGGCGTGCGCCGCATCAACGTCTCGCTCGACACGCTCGATCCCGCGAAATTCCACCAGATCACCCGCTGGGGCGATCTCGGCAAGGTCATCGAAGGCATCGACGCGGCCCAAGCCGCCGGCATCAAGGTCAAGATCAATGCCGTTGCGCTGAAAGGCTTCAACGACGCCGAGATCCCCGACCTGATGCGCTGGGCGCACGGTCGCGACATGGACCTGACATTGATCGAAACCATGCCGATGGGCGAGATCGAGGAAGATCGCACCGATCACTACATGCCGCTGTCGGAAATGCGCCGGCAGCTTGAGCAGCAGTTCACGCTGTCCGACATCGCCTACAAGACCGGCGGACCGGCCCGTTATGTCGAGGTCGCCGAAACCGGCGGCCGGCTCGGCCTCATCACGCCGATGACCCATAATTTCTGCGAAAGCTGCAATCGCGTCCGGCTGACCTGCACCGGCACGCTTTACATGTGCCTCGGCCAGAATGACGCCGCCGACCTGCGCACAGCACTGCGGGCCTCGGACGACGACGTGTATCTCGGCCAGGTGATCGACGAGGCAATCGGCCGCAAGCCGAAGGGCCACGACTTCATCATCGATCGTGAGCACAACCGCCCGGCCGTTGCCCGCCACATGAGCGTCACCGGCGGCTGA
- a CDS encoding gamma-butyrobetaine hydroxylase-like domain-containing protein, whose product MSEIWPTELRVSKDRHRLVVAFNDGATFDLSAEMMRVLSPSAEVQGHGPGQRVTVPGKRNVQIISVQPTGNYAVRIGFDDFHDTGIFTWTYLRELGEKGEELFAAYEQELADKGMSRDKTEKPR is encoded by the coding sequence ATGAGCGAAATCTGGCCGACGGAACTGCGTGTATCGAAAGATCGCCACCGCCTCGTCGTCGCCTTCAATGACGGCGCAACCTTCGACCTTTCGGCGGAGATGATGCGGGTGCTTTCGCCGTCTGCCGAGGTGCAGGGGCATGGACCGGGTCAGCGGGTGACCGTGCCGGGCAAGCGCAACGTCCAGATCATCTCGGTGCAGCCGACCGGAAACTACGCCGTGCGGATCGGCTTCGACGATTTTCACGATACCGGCATCTTTACCTGGACCTATCTCCGCGAGCTGGGCGAGAAGGGCGAGGAGCTTTTTGCGGCTTACGAGCAGGAACTCGCCGACAAGGGCATGTCGCGCGACAAGACCGAAAAGCCACGCTGA